A stretch of the Rodentibacter haemolyticus genome encodes the following:
- a CDS encoding lysine decarboxylase LdcC codes for MKTILIGHNKETKYLNELSHHIEHSHYAVIQTTGQGELLSLLKNNARISAVLFTVDFFYDDFVNQELVKKIIEINENLPIFVLKENESGIEIDFDVIDDCVQYIDSSLYSHTEVIKQIDKSISHYIDQITPPFTKALFHYVNESKYTFCTPGHMGGTAFQRSPIGSIFYDFFGENSFKSDISVSMNELGSLLDHSGPHAEAEKYIADIFNADRSYIVTNGTSTANKIVGMYSVPSGETVLIDRNCHKSLTHLLMMSDVIPIYLKPTRNAYGLLGGIPESEFEPQSIERKIAEIKGAKWPIHAVITNSTYDGLFYNTDKIKQNLAVRSIHFDSAWVPYTNFSPIYNGKTGMGGISVPDKVIYETQSTHKLLAAFSQASMIHIKGEINEETFNEAYMMHTSTSPNYGIVASTEVAAAMMKGNNGKHLMRDAIERAVKFRKVIKNHKQAIDSWYFDVWQPQNIDCIECWELEPESMWHGFSNIDPQHMYLDPIKVTLLTPGLNQNGELEETGIPATLVSKFLDSRGIIVEKTGPYNLLVLFSFGIDDTKAMGLLQSLNEFKEMYDANLSVKKVLPEIYAQDPHFYVNMTIQELAQGIHQLICKHQLPNLMFNAFEVLPKMVMTPNNAFQLELNGKIEDCYLENMIGKVNANMILPYPPGVPLVMPGEMITEESRSILDFLMMLCEIGSHYPGFETDIHGAYRQDDGRYKVKVLSM; via the coding sequence ATGAAAACAATTTTAATCGGGCACAATAAAGAAACAAAATATCTTAATGAACTTAGCCACCATATTGAACACAGCCATTATGCCGTTATTCAAACAACCGGACAGGGAGAATTACTTTCCTTATTGAAAAATAATGCACGAATTTCAGCGGTTCTGTTTACGGTGGATTTTTTCTACGATGATTTTGTCAATCAAGAGTTGGTGAAAAAAATTATTGAAATTAATGAAAATTTACCGATTTTTGTACTCAAGGAAAACGAAAGTGGTATAGAAATTGATTTTGATGTCATTGATGATTGTGTGCAATATATCGACAGTAGTTTGTATAGTCATACGGAAGTCATCAAACAAATCGACAAATCTATCTCGCATTATATTGATCAAATCACACCTCCCTTCACCAAAGCCTTGTTTCATTACGTTAATGAAAGTAAATATACATTCTGTACACCGGGTCATATGGGCGGCACAGCGTTTCAGCGCTCGCCGATAGGCAGTATTTTTTATGATTTCTTTGGTGAAAACAGTTTTAAATCCGATATTTCCGTATCGATGAATGAACTGGGTTCTTTATTGGATCATTCTGGTCCCCATGCGGAAGCGGAAAAATATATTGCTGACATTTTTAATGCGGATCGCAGTTATATTGTGACGAATGGTACATCGACAGCCAATAAAATTGTCGGTATGTATTCCGTTCCTTCAGGGGAAACGGTTCTTATTGATCGTAATTGTCACAAATCCTTGACTCACTTACTGATGATGAGTGACGTGATCCCGATTTATCTTAAACCAACCCGTAATGCTTACGGATTACTTGGTGGTATTCCGGAATCTGAGTTTGAACCTCAATCAATTGAGCGAAAAATTGCCGAAATAAAAGGGGCGAAATGGCCTATACATGCTGTGATTACGAATTCGACTTATGACGGTTTGTTCTATAACACTGATAAAATCAAGCAAAATTTAGCAGTGAGATCGATTCACTTTGATTCTGCTTGGGTTCCTTATACGAATTTTAGCCCGATTTACAATGGAAAAACCGGTATGGGGGGAATAAGTGTGCCGGATAAAGTGATTTATGAAACGCAATCAACTCATAAATTATTGGCAGCATTTTCACAAGCGTCAATGATTCATATTAAAGGTGAGATTAATGAAGAAACCTTCAATGAGGCCTATATGATGCATACATCTACCTCTCCGAATTACGGCATTGTTGCTTCAACCGAAGTTGCTGCGGCAATGATGAAAGGGAATAACGGTAAGCATTTAATGCGAGATGCAATAGAAAGAGCGGTCAAATTTAGAAAAGTAATTAAAAATCATAAACAGGCGATTGATTCGTGGTACTTCGATGTTTGGCAACCTCAAAACATTGATTGTATTGAATGTTGGGAGCTAGAGCCTGAAAGTATGTGGCATGGCTTTAGCAATATTGATCCGCAACATATGTATCTTGATCCGATAAAAGTAACACTTTTAACGCCGGGGTTGAATCAAAATGGCGAATTGGAAGAAACGGGAATTCCGGCAACACTGGTGTCAAAATTCCTTGATTCAAGGGGGATTATTGTTGAAAAAACTGGTCCTTATAATTTATTAGTATTGTTCAGTTTCGGTATTGACGATACGAAAGCAATGGGGTTATTACAAAGCTTAAATGAGTTCAAAGAAATGTATGATGCTAATTTATCTGTCAAAAAGGTTTTACCAGAAATTTATGCCCAAGATCCACATTTTTATGTGAATATGACAATTCAAGAATTAGCACAGGGTATTCATCAATTAATCTGTAAACATCAGTTACCAAATTTGATGTTTAATGCGTTTGAAGTGTTACCAAAAATGGTAATGACGCCAAATAATGCTTTCCAACTTGAATTAAATGGCAAAATAGAAGACTGCTATTTGGAGAATATGATTGGTAAAGTCAATGCAAATATGATTCTTCCGTATCCCCCGGGTGTTCCTTTAGTTATGCCGGGAGAGATGATTACCGAAGAAAGCCGATCTATTTTAGATTTCTTAATGATGTTGTGTGAAATCGGATCTCATTATCCGGGCTTTGAAACGGATATTCACGGCGCTTATCGGCAAGATGACGGACGTTATAAAGTCAAAGTCTTATCGATGTAG
- a CDS encoding LysR family transcriptional regulator ArgP encodes MTHKNLTNVMQQIDYKSLRLLDLIIKEQGFEKASNKLNITQSAVSQRIKQLENDFGELLVTRTVPPKPTELGKKLLKLLYHVNLLEHDIFDNGGLNIESIPLSINADSLATWFLPAIQDILTDPTLRLNIKIEDETKTLDSLISGDVVAAVSTYSKPIINGKCDYIGSLDYILVSSPNFAEKYFPQGVNKEALLKAPIATFSQSVDQHHIFLQEYFGISPGNLVSHVVPSSEAYVQLILQNSVCCMISKQQIRNELEKGKIINLLPELVQHKKLYWHRYNLESEPIKKLSVCIKEKGTLLLQ; translated from the coding sequence ATGACACATAAAAACCTAACAAACGTTATGCAACAAATAGATTATAAATCTCTTCGATTACTTGATTTGATTATTAAAGAGCAAGGCTTCGAAAAAGCATCAAATAAATTAAATATTACTCAATCAGCCGTATCTCAACGGATTAAACAACTTGAAAATGATTTTGGCGAGCTGTTAGTCACGCGTACAGTTCCGCCAAAACCGACCGAATTAGGAAAAAAGTTATTAAAACTGCTTTACCATGTTAATTTATTGGAGCACGATATTTTTGATAACGGCGGGTTAAATATTGAGAGTATTCCGCTGTCAATTAATGCCGACTCACTTGCCACTTGGTTTCTACCGGCAATCCAAGACATCTTGACCGATCCAACTTTACGTCTGAATATTAAAATTGAAGACGAAACCAAAACCTTGGATAGTTTAATCTCCGGAGATGTTGTTGCAGCCGTCAGTACTTACTCTAAGCCTATTATCAATGGAAAATGTGATTACATCGGTTCATTAGATTATATTTTGGTTTCTTCGCCAAATTTTGCAGAAAAATATTTTCCTCAGGGGGTTAATAAAGAGGCTTTACTTAAAGCTCCTATTGCAACTTTCTCTCAATCTGTTGATCAACATCATATTTTTTTGCAGGAATATTTTGGCATTAGCCCGGGCAATTTGGTCAGCCATGTTGTCCCCTCATCGGAAGCTTATGTTCAACTTATTTTACAAAATTCTGTTTGTTGTATGATTTCCAAACAACAAATTCGTAATGAATTAGAGAAAGGAAAAATTATCAATTTATTACCTGAACTAGTCCAACATAAAAAACTCTATTGGCACCGGTATAATTTAGAATCAGAACCCATCAAAAAGCTCAGTGTTTGTATTAAAGAAAAAGGAACATTGTTATTACAATAA
- a CDS encoding 2-oxo acid dehydrogenase subunit E2, translating into MKKILTALSLSLLSATVFNDVAIICCPMIRLRKHTTINLKNNTVVRLGFISFYVKMLAKTLKRYLEVNASIDGEDIIYHNHF; encoded by the coding sequence ATGAAGAAAATTTTGACCGCACTTTCGTTATCTTTGTTATCCGCAACGGTGTTTAATGATGTGGCGATTATCTGCTGTCCGATGATCCGTTTACGCAAACATACGACGATAAATTTGAAAAACAACACGGTTGTACGGTTGGGGTTTATTTCTTTCTACGTAAAAATGCTGGCCAAAACCTTAAAACGTTATTTGGAAGTCAATGCATCGATTGACGGCGAAGACATTATTTATCACAACCATTTTTAG
- the trpA gene encoding tryptophan synthase subunit alpha has product MSRFETQFTALQAKNEGAFVPFVTLCDPTFDRSFDIICTLVENGADALELGFPFSDPLLDGPVIQAANNRALNAGHSTEDSFKLLEKVRSKYPEIPISLLLCANLIFAKGLDKFYQRCAEVGVDAVLVADIPLLAKEDYVQTAKKYGIQPVFICPPNADEKTVQGVAKNTEGYTYLVSRAGVTSAENQAYSTNLDALIEQLKSHNAPPILQGFGIAQPAQVKEALKLGAAGAISGSATVKIIERNLDNHPQCLNELAEFVKRMKEATI; this is encoded by the coding sequence ATGAGCCGTTTTGAAACCCAATTTACTGCTCTCCAAGCAAAAAATGAAGGAGCATTCGTTCCTTTTGTCACATTATGTGATCCAACATTCGACCGCTCTTTTGATATTATTTGTACTTTAGTTGAAAATGGTGCGGATGCCTTAGAACTTGGCTTTCCATTTTCTGATCCGCTTTTAGACGGCCCGGTTATTCAGGCGGCAAACAATCGCGCATTGAATGCAGGTCACAGCACGGAAGATAGCTTTAAATTACTCGAAAAAGTGCGGTCAAAATATCCGGAGATTCCGATTAGCCTTCTTCTCTGCGCCAATCTTATTTTCGCAAAAGGTCTTGATAAGTTTTATCAACGTTGTGCTGAGGTCGGAGTGGATGCCGTACTTGTGGCGGATATTCCCCTGTTAGCAAAAGAGGATTACGTTCAAACCGCCAAAAAATATGGCATTCAACCGGTGTTTATTTGTCCTCCGAATGCGGATGAAAAAACAGTGCAAGGTGTGGCAAAAAATACGGAAGGTTACACTTACTTGGTTTCTCGTGCAGGCGTAACAAGCGCCGAAAATCAAGCCTATTCAACAAATTTAGATGCGCTTATTGAACAACTGAAATCCCATAATGCCCCACCAATCTTACAAGGATTCGGCATCGCACAACCGGCACAAGTAAAAGAAGCCTTAAAACTTGGAGCAGCCGGTGCAATTTCAGGTTCTGCAACTGTAAAAATTATTGAGCGAAATTTGGATAATCACCCACAATGTTTAAATGAATTAGCTGAGTTTGTAAAACGGATGAAAGAGGCGACAATCTAA
- the trpB gene encoding tryptophan synthase subunit beta, whose amino-acid sequence MSETILNPYFGEFGGMYVPEILVPVLKQLEKAFIEAKDSPEFQREFQDLLKNYAGRPTALTLCRNLAKGTKAKIYLKREDLLHGGAHKTNQVLGQILLAKRMGKTRIIAETGAGQHGVATALACAMLDMPCRVYMGAKDVERQSPNVFRMRLMGAEVIPVQKGSSSLKDACCEAMRDWSANYETTHYLLGTAAGPHPFPTIVREFQKMIGEETKRQILECEGRLPDAVIAAVGGGSNAIGIFTDFIDESNVRLIGVEPAGKGIETGEHGAPLGHAKIGIYFGMKSPLMQTSDGQVEESYSVSAGLDFPSVGPQHAYLQSIGRAEYPSITDDEALNAFQELAKHEGIIPALESAHALAHALKMIHQDPNKEQILVVNLSGRGDKDIFTVDKILTEKGMK is encoded by the coding sequence ATGTCAGAGACAATTTTAAATCCGTATTTCGGTGAATTCGGCGGTATGTATGTACCGGAAATTCTTGTGCCGGTGCTTAAACAACTCGAAAAAGCCTTTATAGAAGCGAAAGATAGTCCGGAGTTTCAACGTGAATTTCAGGATTTATTAAAAAATTATGCGGGCAGACCAACCGCCCTCACCCTTTGTCGTAATCTTGCTAAAGGCACAAAAGCAAAAATTTATCTTAAACGTGAAGATTTATTGCACGGTGGTGCCCATAAAACCAATCAAGTGCTTGGGCAAATCTTACTCGCCAAACGTATGGGGAAAACCCGTATCATCGCAGAAACCGGTGCGGGTCAACACGGTGTGGCCACTGCCCTCGCCTGTGCGATGCTGGATATGCCTTGTCGTGTTTATATGGGGGCAAAAGATGTGGAACGTCAATCGCCAAATGTATTTCGTATGCGTTTAATGGGAGCGGAAGTCATTCCTGTGCAAAAAGGTTCCAGCTCCTTAAAAGATGCCTGCTGTGAAGCAATGCGTGATTGGTCTGCGAACTATGAAACCACTCATTATTTACTCGGTACGGCGGCAGGCCCTCACCCTTTCCCAACCATTGTGCGAGAATTTCAAAAAATGATCGGTGAAGAAACCAAACGTCAGATTTTGGAATGTGAAGGCCGATTGCCTGATGCAGTGATTGCCGCTGTTGGCGGCGGTTCAAATGCAATTGGTATATTCACCGATTTTATTGATGAATCGAACGTACGTTTAATCGGTGTAGAGCCGGCAGGTAAAGGCATTGAAACTGGGGAACACGGCGCACCGCTAGGACACGCCAAAATCGGTATTTATTTCGGAATGAAATCGCCGCTAATGCAAACATCAGATGGTCAGGTGGAAGAATCTTATTCCGTTTCTGCGGGCTTAGACTTCCCTTCCGTTGGCCCTCAGCATGCTTATTTACAAAGCATTGGTCGTGCCGAATATCCATCTATCACTGACGATGAAGCCCTAAATGCGTTCCAAGAACTCGCGAAACACGAAGGAATCATTCCGGCTCTTGAAAGCGCTCATGCGCTTGCCCATGCATTAAAAATGATTCACCAAGACCCCAATAAAGAGCAAATTCTTGTTGTGAATTTATCCGGTCGTGGGGATAAAGATATTTTTACCGTAGATAAGATTTTAACTGAAAAAGGAATGAAATAA
- a CDS encoding SDR family oxidoreductase gives MSRIALVTGATAGFGAAICRTLIGAGYRVIGTGRRTERLTLLHTELGEQFLPLAFDISDRIATQQAIQSLSKEWQQIDLLVNNAGLALGLETADQANLDDWEKMVDTNIKGLINITRFVLPQMVERNTGHIINLGSIAGNYPYPGGNVYGGTKAFVKQFSLNLRADLAGKNIRVSNIEPGLCGGTEFSNVRFKGDDERAEKLYEDVSYVTPQNIADIVLWLNQQPEHVNINRIEVMPTAQTFNPLKVTKNSD, from the coding sequence ATGTCTAGAATAGCATTAGTAACCGGTGCCACGGCCGGCTTTGGAGCGGCAATTTGCCGCACATTAATTGGAGCAGGATACCGTGTTATTGGTACGGGGCGCCGAACAGAACGTTTAACCCTTCTTCACACCGAACTGGGGGAGCAATTTCTTCCTCTCGCCTTTGATATTTCTGATCGTATCGCAACACAACAAGCGATCCAATCGCTATCAAAGGAATGGCAACAAATTGATTTATTGGTGAATAATGCCGGGCTTGCGTTAGGCTTGGAAACCGCAGATCAAGCAAATCTTGATGATTGGGAAAAAATGGTTGATACGAATATTAAAGGTTTAATCAATATAACCCGCTTTGTATTGCCGCAGATGGTGGAACGCAATACGGGGCATATCATTAATTTAGGTTCGATTGCCGGTAATTATCCTTATCCGGGCGGTAATGTATATGGCGGAACAAAAGCCTTTGTAAAACAATTCAGCTTAAATTTACGGGCGGATCTCGCCGGTAAAAATATTCGTGTATCCAATATTGAACCGGGACTTTGTGGCGGAACAGAATTTTCAAATGTCCGTTTTAAAGGTGATGATGAACGTGCCGAAAAACTTTATGAAGATGTCTCATATGTAACGCCACAAAACATTGCCGATATTGTGTTATGGCTCAACCAACAACCGGAACACGTGAATATCAATCGTATTGAAGTAATGCCGACAGCACAAACCTTCAATCCATTAAAAGTAACGAAAAATTCAGATTAA
- the trpCF gene encoding bifunctional indole-3-glycerol-phosphate synthase TrpC/phosphoribosylanthranilate isomerase TrpF codes for MIIQDFSKPIDSATVLQNIVLDKAAWVKAKEAEFPLCEFQQNISRSDRSFYDALAKGSHKKPAYILECKKASPSKGLIRAEFNLTEIANVYKHYASAVSVLTDEKYFQGNFEFLPQVRHIVNQPVLCKDFMISEYQVYLARYYQADAILLMLSVVNDDTYRVLADLAHSLGMGVLTETSNEKEFERALALGAKIIGVNNRNLHDLSVDLSCVVTLTEKYADRIPADVRIISESGIYNHKQIRQLQNVAHGFLIGSSLMGNKNLNNAVRAVIFGENKVCGLTRTQDVKSAYENGALYGGLIFAEHSKRCVSLRQAQELVTAAPLRFVGVFQNQEIDFIVKIARQLQLYAVQLHGAENSEFITTLRTQLPEFTQIWKAISVNTEEKSAVNFIDDLNIARYIFDSKTANKQGGTGKTFDWSVIPENLKHKIILAGGISLENIEQAIKQNCLAVDLNSGVETSPGIKDETKVRLVFEKIL; via the coding sequence ATGATTATTCAAGATTTCTCAAAACCTATAGATTCCGCCACGGTGCTACAAAACATCGTACTCGACAAAGCCGCGTGGGTAAAAGCGAAAGAAGCGGAATTTCCATTATGTGAATTTCAGCAAAATATCTCAAGATCCGACCGCTCTTTTTATGATGCCCTTGCCAAAGGTTCCCATAAAAAACCCGCTTATATTTTAGAATGTAAAAAAGCGTCACCCTCAAAGGGCTTGATTCGTGCTGAATTTAATTTAACTGAAATCGCCAACGTATATAAGCATTACGCTTCTGCAGTTTCCGTGCTGACTGATGAAAAATATTTTCAAGGTAATTTTGAATTTTTGCCACAAGTACGCCATATCGTGAACCAACCCGTATTGTGCAAAGATTTTATGATCAGCGAATACCAGGTTTATCTAGCCCGTTATTATCAGGCAGATGCTATTCTCTTAATGCTTTCTGTCGTAAACGATGACACTTATCGCGTGTTGGCGGATCTTGCCCATTCCTTAGGTATGGGCGTGCTGACGGAAACCTCGAATGAAAAAGAATTTGAACGCGCGCTTGCGCTTGGAGCAAAAATTATCGGGGTTAATAACCGCAATTTGCACGATCTCAGCGTAGATTTAAGCTGCGTAGTAACACTCACTGAAAAATATGCAGATCGTATTCCCGCCGATGTACGTATTATCAGCGAATCGGGTATCTATAATCATAAACAGATTCGTCAATTACAAAATGTGGCGCACGGCTTTTTAATCGGTAGTAGCCTAATGGGAAACAAAAATCTCAATAATGCGGTTCGTGCCGTTATTTTTGGAGAAAATAAAGTATGCGGTTTAACCCGAACTCAGGATGTTAAAAGTGCCTACGAAAATGGTGCGCTTTACGGAGGCTTGATTTTTGCAGAACATTCAAAACGCTGTGTGAGTTTACGTCAAGCGCAGGAATTAGTCACTGCGGCCCCACTTCGTTTTGTGGGGGTTTTCCAAAATCAAGAAATTGATTTTATTGTAAAAATAGCCCGACAATTACAACTTTATGCGGTACAGCTGCATGGTGCCGAAAATTCGGAATTTATCACTACTCTACGCACTCAACTTCCTGAATTTACCCAAATTTGGAAAGCCATTTCGGTGAATACGGAAGAAAAAAGTGCGGTCAATTTTATTGATGATCTAAATATTGCCCGTTATATTTTCGATAGTAAAACAGCAAATAAACAAGGCGGCACTGGCAAAACCTTTGATTGGTCTGTAATCCCTGAAAATTTGAAACACAAAATTATATTAGCCGGTGGTATTTCACTGGAAAATATCGAACAAGCGATTAAACAAAATTGTTTGGCTGTGGATCTTAATTCCGGAGTAGAAACCTCACCGGGTATCAAAGATGAAACAAAAGTGCGGTTGGTTTTTGAGAAGATTTTATAA
- the trpD gene encoding anthranilate phosphoribosyltransferase → MQHEQLLEQLYDGNQISTEESTELFNAVIQGKLSNEQISAMLIALKVRGATIDEISGAVAASLQNAKTFPRPSYPFADIVGTGGDGQNTINISTASCITAAAMGVKVAKHGNRSVSSRSGASDVLTALGVNVNTSAESARQALDEIGICFLFAQQYHSGFRHVAPVRAALKTRTIFNILGPLINPARPNYSLLGVYAPELVKNYADTALALGHEHTFVVYGSGLDEVALHGETQVAEVKNGKIDYFTLTPEDFGLKTQSLESLRGGEPQENAKILTALLQGKGKTEHANAVAANTALLLKLFGQEDLKQNTQNVLETLASGKAFETLQKLIQY, encoded by the coding sequence ATGCAACACGAGCAATTATTAGAGCAACTTTATGACGGAAATCAAATTTCAACCGAAGAAAGCACCGAACTTTTTAATGCCGTCATTCAGGGAAAGCTCTCGAATGAACAAATTTCAGCAATGCTTATTGCCTTAAAAGTACGTGGTGCTACGATTGATGAAATCAGCGGAGCCGTAGCGGCTTCATTACAAAATGCCAAAACATTTCCCCGTCCAAGCTACCCTTTTGCGGATATTGTCGGCACTGGCGGAGACGGACAAAATACCATCAATATTTCTACTGCAAGTTGCATTACAGCAGCTGCAATGGGCGTGAAAGTTGCCAAACATGGCAATCGTAGCGTTTCCAGCCGATCAGGGGCAAGCGATGTATTAACCGCTTTAGGGGTCAATGTGAATACTTCGGCGGAAAGTGCACGCCAAGCTTTAGATGAAATCGGTATATGTTTTTTATTTGCCCAGCAATATCATTCCGGTTTTCGTCACGTAGCACCAGTACGAGCCGCATTAAAAACACGTACAATTTTTAATATTCTCGGTCCATTAATTAATCCGGCACGTCCAAATTATAGCTTGTTAGGTGTTTACGCTCCGGAATTAGTGAAAAACTATGCCGATACCGCCCTAGCCCTTGGTCACGAACATACTTTTGTTGTGTATGGCTCAGGATTAGACGAGGTTGCGTTACACGGCGAAACTCAAGTAGCGGAAGTAAAAAATGGAAAAATTGATTACTTCACCTTAACACCGGAAGATTTCGGTTTAAAAACACAATCATTAGAAAGCCTACGAGGTGGTGAGCCACAGGAAAATGCCAAAATACTGACCGCACTTTTACAAGGCAAAGGCAAAACGGAACATGCCAATGCCGTTGCAGCCAATACCGCATTATTGCTAAAGCTATTCGGGCAAGAAGATCTCAAACAAAATACCCAAAATGTATTGGAAACTTTGGCGAGCGGTAAAGCATTTGAGACATTGCAAAAATTAATCCAATATTAA
- a CDS encoding tautomerase family protein, with translation MITVFGLKSKLIPRREILAEVIYNSLYLGLDIPKGKHAIRFLGLEKEDFYYPFDRSDDYTVIEINLMAGRMEGTKKRLIKMLFSELEYKLGIRAHNVEITIKEQPAHCWGFRGMTGDEARDLDYDIYV, from the coding sequence ATGATTACTGTATTCGGACTTAAATCCAAACTCATACCACGCCGAGAAATATTGGCTGAAGTTATTTATAACAGCCTTTACTTAGGTTTAGATATCCCAAAAGGCAAACACGCCATTCGCTTTCTAGGTTTAGAAAAAGAAGATTTTTACTACCCTTTCGACCGTAGTGATGATTATACCGTTATCGAAATTAACTTAATGGCTGGTCGTATGGAAGGCACCAAAAAACGTCTAATAAAAATGCTATTCAGTGAATTGGAATACAAGCTCGGTATTCGTGCCCATAATGTTGAAATTACTATCAAAGAGCAACCTGCGCACTGCTGGGGATTCCGAGGAATGACCGGTGATGAAGCGAGGGATTTGGACTACGATATTTATGTTTAG
- a CDS encoding aminodeoxychorismate/anthranilate synthase component II produces MANILFLDNFDSFTYNLVDQFRVLGHQVKIYRNDCDLELIVEAALNTPETILALSPGPGTPAEAGILLPLIECLKDHVPIIGICLGHQALIQAFGGKVVHAGEVLHGKVSKITHDGKAMFKNLANPMPVARYHSLMGQDLPKEFVINAEYNGIIMAIHHRNLPICAYQFHPESILTVQGSQLLQQSIEWLLNR; encoded by the coding sequence ATGGCAAATATTCTTTTTTTAGATAATTTTGATTCCTTCACTTACAATTTAGTGGATCAATTTCGCGTGTTGGGACATCAAGTCAAAATTTACCGCAATGATTGTGATTTAGAACTGATTGTGGAAGCCGCATTGAATACACCGGAAACGATTCTAGCCCTTTCTCCAGGTCCCGGCACGCCTGCTGAAGCAGGGATTTTATTGCCATTAATTGAATGTTTGAAAGATCACGTGCCAATTATCGGTATTTGCTTAGGCCACCAAGCCTTAATTCAAGCCTTTGGCGGAAAAGTGGTTCATGCCGGCGAAGTGTTACACGGAAAAGTATCCAAAATCACTCACGATGGTAAAGCGATGTTTAAAAATCTGGCAAACCCAATGCCGGTGGCTCGTTATCATTCTCTAATGGGACAAGATTTACCGAAAGAGTTTGTTATTAATGCGGAATACAACGGCATCATTATGGCTATTCACCATCGCAATTTACCAATTTGTGCGTACCAATTTCATCCTGAAAGTATTTTAACTGTGCAAGGTTCACAACTGTTGCAGCAGTCTATTGAATGGTTGTTGAACAGATAA